Within the Sulfitobacter sp. JL08 genome, the region CGAAACCAGAAAGCTGTTCGGCAAGGATTACGAAGGCGGCGCACGACGCACGCAATTCGCCATCGCGGGCGAAGTCGAAGATGTGCCGATCGAGGCGATGATTGATCGCGAGCCGATCACCGTGGTGTGCAGCCAGATGGGATGGATCAGGGCCATGACCGGCCACATTGATCTGACGCGTGAATTGAAATTCAAGGACGGCGACGGGCCGCGTTTCGCCTTTCATGCCGAAACCACCGACCGTTTGCTTGTGTTCGGGGCCAATGGGCGGTTTTACACCCTGTCTGGCGCCAACCTGCCCGGCGGGCGGGGCATGGGCGAACCGTTGCGCCTGATGGTCGATCTGCCAAATGATGCGGAAATCGTGGGGCTTTACATCCATAAACCGGATCGCAAGCTTCTGGTGGCCTCTTCGGCGGGTGACGGATTTATCGTGCCGGAAAATGATGTTGTGGCGCAAACCCGCAGCGGCAAACAGGTGCTGAACGTGCGCGATGGCGTGCGCGCACTGGTCTGTACCCCGGTGGCGGGCGATGCGATTGCAGTGGTTGGCGAAAACCGCAAGGTTCTGGTGTTCATGGCTGATGAACTGCCTGAAATGGGGCGTGGAAAAGGTGTGCGTCTGCAAAAATACAAGGACGGAGGTCTGAGTGATGCGACCAGTTTCACCCTGGCAGAAGGCCTCAGCTGGTCCGACCCGGCCGGACGCACCCGAACCGAAACCGACCTTGGCGAATGGACCGGAAAACGCGCCAGCGCAGGCCGCATGGCCCCGCGCGGTTTCCCCCGCGACAACAAATTCACCTGATTGCTGGGATACCGAATTTGTCGGAAGACGCGGCGCGCTGTTCTGGCTGGCGCTGAAAACCGGCATCTTGTCGGTGCTGACACTGGGGATTTACCGCTTCTGGATGAAGACACGGTTGCGGCGCTGGTACTGGTCGGCGATCCGGCCCGGCGGCCAGCCGCTGGAATATGTCGGCGATCCGATCGAAAAGCTGCTGGGGTTTTTCATCGCGGTCGTGATCCTTGCCTTTTATATCGGCATTGTGAACCTGCTGCTGATGTTCGCCAGCTTTTCGCTGTTTCAGGGCAACGCCGTCGCCTACCTGGTCAGCTTTGTCGGTGTGATCCCGATCTGGTTCTATGCCCGCTACCGCGCCCGCAGATACGTTCTGGGGCGGACGCGCTGGCAGGGCGTGCGGTTTGGTCTGGAACCGGGGGCATGGGGCTATGCGCTGCGCGCCCTTGTGCACTGGGGCATCACCATCCTGACCCTTGGGATGCTGTGGCCACGCATGACCTTCGCGCTGGAAAAATACAAGACGGACCGCACCTTTTACGGCTCTGCCAAGCTGCATCAGGGCGGTGCCTGGCGCATGCTTTACCCTGCGGCTATTCCCGTCGCTGTGGCGGTCATGATCCTGTTTCTGGGCGGCGTCTGGGTGTTATGGTTTGATCCGGTTGTTCCCGTCGGGGCCAATGTGTTTGCGACCATTGATGATGTGTTTAACGAAGCGGGCCAGAATGATCTGAACGCGCCGCAGCGTCTGTTTTTATTGCCCCTGGCGTTGCTGTTGCTGGTCTATGGGGCGGTGCATTACAACGCGGCCAGCACCCGGATACTGGCCAATCACAAAACGGCAGACGGTATTGCGCTGTTTTCGCACCTGCGCCCGACACGCGTGTTCGGCATCTATTCCTGGGGCAACACGATCAGTTATCTGGCCCTTGTTCTGGGGCTGGTGGGGTTGTTCTTGCTGGCCATTCCGCTGATCGGGCTGGACGGGTTGCTGGCGATTGGCGGCGACAGCCCGGTTTCGGAGATGAACGTGCCGCGCTGGATGGCCATCGGTATCCTTGCACTGGTCTATTTCGGCGTCTTTCTGATGTGGTCGGTGCTGTCGCATGTATTCGTGACCTTTCCGTTGATGCGCCATTACGCGCAAACGCTCCAGATCGTGAACCCGGCTGCGCTGACCGCCATCAGCCAGCGCGCACGCGATGAATTTGCCGAAGCCGAAGGCTTTGCCGAAGCGTTGGATCTGGGGGCAGCGATATGAACGGCATTGCGCCAAAAGCCACCTGTTACTTCGATGGTGACAACGCGGTGGCACGTGCCGCCACCTTGCAGTTCAGTTCCGATTACCGCGACCTGCGCATTACTGTGGAAGGGCAGCCACCATTGATCTGGCCCGCGTCTGATATCCGGCTGGTACCCGATCAGGCGGGCCGCGACAAATTCGTGCTGCGCCTGAAAACCGATCCGGTGGCACGCCTGATTGTCACAGATCGCTCGATCCTTGCCAGTTTGCCCAACAAAAACCGTCCCGCGCCACCAAAAGGGCGGGGCCGGTTGTTGGGCTGGGCGCTGGCCGCTGTGGCATCGGTGGCCCTGATCGTGGGTGTTCTGGTGCCCAAAATAGCCGACCAGTTGGCGGCATATATCCCGCCCGAAGGCGAACGCGCCCTTGGCCAGACCACATTGGATCAAATCCGCGATGCGCTGGACGACACCGGCTTTGCGCCTGTCCCGTTTTGCGAAAACCAGTTGGGCTTGGCGGCGCTGGATCGGATGCAGCAAAAGCTGACACTCGGCCTTTCGCCCGATGCGGACCTGTCGGTGTTTGTGCTGGATCATGACATGGTCAACGCCTTCGCGCTTCCCGGCGGTTTTGTCGTGTTGTTTCGCGGGTTGATCGACGCGGCAGAAGGCCCTGACGAAGTCGCTGCCGTGCTGGCCCATGAAATCGGCCATGTGATGAGCCGCGATCCAACACGGCACGCCTTGCGCTCGGCCGGATCGATCGGGGTGCTGGGCCTTTTGTTCGGGGATTTTGCCGGTGGGGCGGTCGTACTGTTCCTGACCGAACGG harbors:
- a CDS encoding M48 family metallopeptidase encodes the protein MNGIAPKATCYFDGDNAVARAATLQFSSDYRDLRITVEGQPPLIWPASDIRLVPDQAGRDKFVLRLKTDPVARLIVTDRSILASLPNKNRPAPPKGRGRLLGWALAAVASVALIVGVLVPKIADQLAAYIPPEGERALGQTTLDQIRDALDDTGFAPVPFCENQLGLAALDRMQQKLTLGLSPDADLSVFVLDHDMVNAFALPGGFVVLFRGLIDAAEGPDEVAAVLAHEIGHVMSRDPTRHALRSAGSIGVLGLLFGDFAGGAVVLFLTERLIDARYSQGAEKAADEFAYGRLGAADVSPAALGDMFERLRAKYGESEGIVAHFLSHPALSDRIAAARAAAPDGQTFAPILSATDWMALQTVCD
- a CDS encoding DUF898 family protein, coding for MANGPENAPAQAAWPRAVSPATTNSPDCWDTEFVGRRGALFWLALKTGILSVLTLGIYRFWMKTRLRRWYWSAIRPGGQPLEYVGDPIEKLLGFFIAVVILAFYIGIVNLLLMFASFSLFQGNAVAYLVSFVGVIPIWFYARYRARRYVLGRTRWQGVRFGLEPGAWGYALRALVHWGITILTLGMLWPRMTFALEKYKTDRTFYGSAKLHQGGAWRMLYPAAIPVAVAVMILFLGGVWVLWFDPVVPVGANVFATIDDVFNEAGQNDLNAPQRLFLLPLALLLLVYGAVHYNAASTRILANHKTADGIALFSHLRPTRVFGIYSWGNTISYLALVLGLVGLFLLAIPLIGLDGLLAIGGDSPVSEMNVPRWMAIGILALVYFGVFLMWSVLSHVFVTFPLMRHYAQTLQIVNPAALTAISQRARDEFAEAEGFAEALDLGAAI